The genomic window TTGTTGGCGCAGGCAATACTGCCATCGATGCGGCTAATGCAGCGAAGCGGCTTGGAGCAAAGAGCGTTTCGATTCTGTATCGCCGCACGAGAGAACATATCTCTGCATTTGATTTTGAATATCGGCAAGCCTTGCAGGAGGGCGTTCATTTTCTCTGGTTGACCCAGTTGATGGCGATTCATTCCTCAGCTATCGGCATCACCTCCGTTGAATGTTTGCGCATGGAGATTGATTCCGATGGATCACTTAAACCGGTCGAAGGTTCGACCTCCCATATGGAATGCAACATGGTGATTCCTGCGATTGGCCAGTCTCCTCTGCTTGAACTTCTAGACCAATGCCGCGAGGTGCAGTTGGAACGAGGACGAGTCGTCGTGAATCGCGCAACAGGACAGACAACGAATCCCAAGTATTTTGCCGGAGGCGATTGTGTCAACGGAGGACGCGAAGTAGTGGATGCAGTTGCAGACGGCAAGCGGGCTGGTGTCGAGATCGCTCGTCTGCTGGAGTCTGCTTATGTCTAAGTACAACGTAAAACCGAATCTCTCCGTAAACTTTGCCGGTATCCAGTCGTCGAATCCATTCTGGCTGGCTTCCGCGCCGACGACCAACACCGGCGAGCAGATTATGCGGGCTTTCGATGCCGGATGGGGCGGAGCAGTTTGGAAGACGATGGGCGCGCGGGTGACGAATACCTCTTCGCGCTATTCGTCGATCAACTGGAATGGCCAGCGCATGATGGGCTTCAGCAATATCGAGTTGATCAGCGACCGTGCGCTTGAAGTGAATCTGCGTGAACTAGCTGAAGTGAAAAAGCGTTATCCGAAGCAGACGCTTATTGCTTCGTTGATGGTCGAATCGACGCGCGAGGCATGGCACAACGTTGTGCAGCAGGCGGAGGATGCTGGAGCCGATGGGCTGGAGTTGAACTTCGGTTGTCCTCATGGCATGAGCGAGCGCGGCATGGGTTCGGCGGTCGGCCAGGTGCCTGAGTATACGGAGATGATTACGGCTTGGGTGAAAGAGAAGGCGAGAACGCCGGTCATCGTTAAGCTGACGCCGAATATCACCGACATTCGCGAGGTGGCGCGAGCGGCGAAACGTGGCGGCGCTGATGCGCTTGCAGCTATCAACACTATCAACTCCATCACAGGCATCGATCTGGATACGTTGATTCCGCAGCCGGATGTCGACGGCAGATCCTCGCATGGTGGTTATAGCGGACCAGCGGTGAAGCCGATTGCGCTCAATATGGTGCAGCAGGTGATGAGCGATCCAGAGGCGATGCTGCCTATCTCTGGAATTGGCGGCATTGCTACATGGAAAGATGCCGCCGAGTTTGTCCTGCTGGGTTCAGGCACAGTGCAGGTTTGCACTGCGGTGATGCAGCAGGGATATCGCATCGTCGAAGACATGATCGAAGGGCTTGAGAACTGGATGTGCGAGAAGGGCTTTCACTCCATCGAGGACTTTCGTGGGCTGAGCTTGCCGAAGATGACCGAATGGAAAGACCTGAATCTGAACTACAAGGTCGTCGCGCATATCGATGAGGCGAAGTGCATTGGCTGCGGTCTTTGTTACACAGCTTGTTGGGATGGAGCGCATCAGTGTATTCATGTCGACCGCGTGAGCGGGCAAGTTGATGGCCCTATCGAGTTGCACGCGAAGCCGTCCGACGTGAAAGCAGCGAGTCGAAGCAATATTTCGGTCACTCCGATTCCTAAGCTTGATGGCTATTTGGCGCGTCAACCTTATGTAACTCCGCTTGCTCGCGTTCCTCGTGTGGACGAGACGGAGTGTGTTGGCTGCAATCTGTGCT from Granulicella sp. L56 includes these protein-coding regions:
- the preA gene encoding NAD-dependent dihydropyrimidine dehydrogenase subunit PreA; the encoded protein is MSKYNVKPNLSVNFAGIQSSNPFWLASAPTTNTGEQIMRAFDAGWGGAVWKTMGARVTNTSSRYSSINWNGQRMMGFSNIELISDRALEVNLRELAEVKKRYPKQTLIASLMVESTREAWHNVVQQAEDAGADGLELNFGCPHGMSERGMGSAVGQVPEYTEMITAWVKEKARTPVIVKLTPNITDIREVARAAKRGGADALAAINTINSITGIDLDTLIPQPDVDGRSSHGGYSGPAVKPIALNMVQQVMSDPEAMLPISGIGGIATWKDAAEFVLLGSGTVQVCTAVMQQGYRIVEDMIEGLENWMCEKGFHSIEDFRGLSLPKMTEWKDLNLNYKVVAHIDEAKCIGCGLCYTACWDGAHQCIHVDRVSGQVDGPIELHAKPSDVKAASRSNISVTPIPKLDGYLARQPYVTPLARVPRVDETECVGCNLCSLVCPVDACITMVEVKTHLPAETWEERSAACLTGESC